The Usitatibacter rugosus genome segment GACCTTGAACGCCGGGTCGAACGCCTTGTAGCTCGGCTGGTTCGGCGCGAGCAGGAACGTCTCGAAGAACCACGTCGTGTGCGCGAGGTGCCACTTGGTGGGGCTCGCGTCGGGCATCGACTGGATGGCGCAATCCTCGGGGGAGAGCGGCGAGGCGAGCGCGCGCGAAGTCAGGCGCACCTCTTCAAAGCGGCGTGCGAGCGCGGACGGCGATGCGCTGGGCTGCGGAGCTGCGGTTGCGATGCGCGGGCTTCGATCCACGGGACCTCCTCGCAAAAAAATACCTACGACACGGTTACGCGTGCGGCTCCGGCGCGGATGCGGCCAATGATGCGCGCATCCGGGAAATTCTCCTCGCGAAACACCGCGAGGACGTCCTCGGTCGCAGCGGGATCGCAGGCAACGAGCAAGCCACCACTCGTCTGCGGATCCGTGAGGATTGTCCTCTCGGCCTCGGCCACTTTCGGTCCTAGATCGACCGATGACCCGTAGCCCGCCCAGTTGCGGCCCGATGCGCCGGTCAGGATGCCCTCGCGCGCGAACGCCAGGGCGCCCGGGAGCAGGGGCAGCGAATCCCAGTCGATCTCGGCGGTCACTTTCGCACCCTTCGCGATCTCCACCAGGTGGCCGAGCAGGCCGAAACCGGTCACGTCCGTCAGAGCGTGCACGCCTTCGATCGTTCCCAGCTTCGTGCCGGGCGTGTTGAGCTTCGTGGTGCTCTCGATCATCGCGCGATAGCCCGCGTCGTCGAGCCGGCCCTTCTTGAGCGCGGCGCTGTAGACGCCTACGCCGAGCGGCTTGCCCAGCACCAGCTCATCTCCCGCGCGCGCTCCGCTGTTGCGCTTCACCCTCTTCGGATCGATCAGGCCGATGGCGACCAGGCCGTAGATCGGCTCCACGGAGTCGATGGTATGGCCGCCGGCGATCGGGATGCCGGCGCGGGCGCACACGGATTCCCCGCCTTCGAGAATCTTGCGGATGACCTCGACCGGGAGCTGATTCACGGGCATGCCCACCAGGGCCAGCGCGAAAAGCGGCTGCGCGCCCATGGCGTAGATGTCGGAGATGGCGTTGGTGGCGGCGATCGCGCCGAAATCGAACGGATCGTCGACGATCGGCATGAAGAAATCGGTCGTGGCGACGATCGCCTGGTTCTCGTTGATCTGGTAGACGGCCGCGTCGTCGCTGGTTTCGATGCCCACCAGCAGCTGTTTCGGCACGAGGCCGGGCTTCACCTTCGAGAGGATCTGCTCGAGGACGCCGGGGGCGATCTTGCAGCCGCAGCCGCCGCCGTGGCTGAACTGGGTGAGGCGGACCTGCATGTCCATGGGGAATCCGGGGTATTTCGGGCTGAGTCGGAATTGTAGCCCGTCCCCTTACGCGCGCCGGCGCGCGGCCGTTACGCGGCGTGCGTCGCAAGGGGCAGGGCCTGTGCGATAATTCTCCTCGGCGGGCCTCCCCGCATTGAGGGGCGGCGAACCTGGTCAGGTCGGGAACGAAGCAGCCATAGTCGATTTCCTCAAGTGCCGGGTGTGTTGGGCTCGCCTTTCCCTCTTCTGACTCATCGATGACCTACCAAGTCCTCGCCCGCAAGTGGCGCCCCCGGGCCTTCGAGGAACTCGTCGGCCAGCCCCACGTCGTGACGGCGCTCGCGAACGCGCTCGATTCGAAGCGCCTGCATCACGCCTACCTCTTCACCGGCACGCGCGGCGTCGGCAAGACCACGCTCGCGCGCATCCTGGCGAAGGCGCTCAACTGCGAGACCAACGGCATCTCCTCGAAGCCGTGCGGCAAGTGCCGCGCCTGCACCGATATCGATTCCGGGCGCTTCGTGGACCTGCTGGAGGTCGACGCGGCCACCAACACCAAGGTCGACGAGATGCGCGAGCTCCTCGAGACCGCGCAGTACATGCCGACCGCGGGCCGCTTCAAGATCTACATCATCGACGAAGTGCACATGCTCTCGCGCAACGCCTTCAACTCGATGCTGAAGACGCTCGAAGAACCGCCCGAGCACGTGAAGTTCATCTTGGCCACCACCGACCCGCAGCGCCTGCCGGTCACGGTGCTGTCGCGCTGCCTGCAGTTCAACCTGAAGCCGCTCACGCCGCTGCTCATCGCCGGGCACCTGAAGAAGGTCCTCGCCGCGGAGAAAATCCCGTTCGAGGACGCCGCGATCGCGCAGATCTCGAAGGCCGCCAACGGCAGCGCGCGCGATAGCCTGAGCTTGCTCGACCAGGCCATCGCCCACGGCGGCGGCAAGGTGAATGCCTCGCAGGTGGCGGAGATGCTGGGCTCCGTCGGCTCCGATCTCGTCTGGCCGATCCTCGAGCGCATCGCCGCGGGCGACGGCAAGGGCGCGGTCGGCGAGTCGGAGAAGATCGCGGAGCGCAGCATCTCCTACGACACGGCGCTGGAGGACATGGCGAGTGTCCTTCACCGCATCGCGCTTGCGCAGGCGGGGATCGCTCCGGAAGATGACGCACAGGATCGTGATCGCGTGACTGCGATGGCGTCGCGCTTCGCGCCGGGCGCGGTGCAGGTCATGTACCAGATCGCGCTGCTGGGTCGCCGCGATCTTCCGCTGGCACCCGACGAATTCGCCGGCTTCACGATGGCAGTCCTGCGCATGCTTGCATTCGCTTCGGGCGGCGCGGGCGTGCAGGCGACGACGTCGCGATCACCCGCTGCGGTGGCCAGTGCTCCTGCGGCGACGGCCAGCGCGCCGATAGCAGAGCGTTCGCCGGCGAGCGGTCCGCGCACGGGCAGCTCCTCGCCCCCGCCGCAGGCTCGCGAGCCCGCACCCGCTGCGGCTGCGAACATCGACTTCGACGGCGACTGGCCCGGGCTCGTCACGCGCCTCAACCTGAACGGCATGGCGGGGCTGCTCGCGCGCTATGCCGAGCTGGGATCGTTCAACAACAACCATCTCGAGCTGATCGTGCCCGAGGCGCATCGCGCCTACGCGGACAAGAACTACCTCGACAAGCTCAAGGTCGCGCTCGTGCCGCACTTCGGCGAGACGCTGCGCGTCTCCGTGCGCCCGGGCTCGACGGCCGGCGTGAGCCTCGCCGCCGCGCGCAGCCGCGAGAGCGAGCAGCGCCAGGCCACGGCCGCCGCGGCGATCGAGGACGATCCGTTCGTGAAGAGCCTCGTGCGCGATTTCGGCGCCGAGGTCGTGCCGACTTCTATCCGTCCTCCAGAGGAGCACAAACCATGATGGGCAAAGGCGGTCTGGGCGCGCTCATGAAGCAGGCGCAGCAGATGCAGGAGAACATGGCGCGCATGCAGGAAGAGCTGAAGACCATCGAGGTCGAAGGCCAATCCGGTGCCGGCCTCGTGAAGGTCACGATGACGTGCCGCAACGCCGTGAAGAAGGTGAGCATCGATCCCAGCCTCCTCGGCGAGGACAAGGACATGCTCGAGGATCTCGTGATGGCCGCCGTGAACGATGCCGTCGCGAAGGCCGAATCCACCTCGCAGGCCAAGATGGCGGGCTTCACCGCGGGCATGAACCTCCCGCCCGGCATGAAGCTCCCGGGATTCTGAGCGCTCCCCCGCGGTGGAAAATCCCCCGTCACTCGACGAGCTGATCCGGGCGCTGCGCTGCCTCCCCGGCGTGGGCCCGAAGTCCGCGCAACGCATGGCGTTCCACTTGCTGCAGCGCGACCACGATGGCGCGCGTCGCCTCGCGGATGGCTTGAATCTCGCGCTCGGACGGATCCGCCACTGCGGAAAGTGCAACACATTCACGGAAGCCGAGATGTGCGTCGTCTGCGCGTCGGTGCGCCGTGATCCCACGCTGCTCTGCGTGGTGGAGACGCCCGCCGATCTCGCGGTGATGGAGCAGACGCAGAGCTACGCGGGCCACTACTTCGTGTTGATGGGCCGGCTCTCGCCGCTCGATGGCATCGGCCCGCGCGAGATCCACCTCGACCGTTTACTGCAACGGGCGAGCGATGGCGTCGTGAAGGAAGTGATCCTCGCCACCAACTTCACGGTCGAAGGCGAGGCGACGGCGCACTACGTGAGCGAGCTGCTCGGCGACAAGGGCGTGAAGGTGACGCGCATCGCGCGAGGCCTGCCGGTGGGCGGCGAGCTCGAGCACGTGGATAGCGGAACGCTGGCGCAGGCGCTGCTGGAGCGCCGGCCGGCTTAGCTTCGGCGCAACTCTTTCGAAGGCTCGCGCGGGAGTGAGAGCGCGATCCACAGCCGCTTCATGAAGCGCCACAGCTTCGGCAGCACCCACGCGGCGAATCCGAGGAACAACACCAGCATCACCAGGAACACCCACGGGTAGGCGAAGGCGAGCCAGATGCCGCCCAGCACCATCGCTTCCTCGGTGAAGGACGCGGTCCAGTTGCTGACGGGCTCCGGCGACGTGTTGATGACCGCTCGGCTTCCCGCCTTCATGAAGTGCGTTCCAGCTGTAATCGTGCCGCCGAGCAAGCCCGCGGCGACGGTGAGGGCATTCAGCGTGTCACCCGTGGCGCCCGCCGCGAGCAACGCGCCGGCGGGAATGCGAACAAAGGTGTGGATTCCGTCCCATGCGCTGTCCAGCCCCGGAAACTTGTCGGCGAGGAACTCGATCGCGAGCAGGAAGCCGGCGGTGCCGATCACATAAGGGTGTGAAAGGACCTTCAGGCCCTCAGGGAGCGTGACGTAGCCGAGGTACGCGGCGAGGCCGATCACGAAGACCGCGAGGTACAGGCGCAGGCCACTCGCCCATGCGAGCAGGCTAGCCAAGGCCACCGTCTGGAGCACTTGCAGTTCGCTCATGCGATCACTATATAACGTCCTGACCGACAAAGATTTCCACCACTTCCCCTGTTCAAATCCGCGGTTTGGGTTGACGGGGGTGTCCCAAATTTGCGATAATCGTCCCTCTCGGCGCTAGTAAAACCTGCCGAGAAAGATTTTGGCAGGACACCTGGCGCGGGGTGGAGCAGTCTGGCAGCTCGTCGGGCTCATAACCCGAAGGTCGCAGGTTCAAATCCTGCCCCCGCAACCAACTCCCTAGCG includes the following:
- the recR gene encoding recombination mediator RecR encodes the protein MENPPSLDELIRALRCLPGVGPKSAQRMAFHLLQRDHDGARRLADGLNLALGRIRHCGKCNTFTEAEMCVVCASVRRDPTLLCVVETPADLAVMEQTQSYAGHYFVLMGRLSPLDGIGPREIHLDRLLQRASDGVVKEVILATNFTVEGEATAHYVSELLGDKGVKVTRIARGLPVGGELEHVDSGTLAQALLERRPA
- a CDS encoding DUF4126 domain-containing protein — encoded protein: MSELQVLQTVALASLLAWASGLRLYLAVFVIGLAAYLGYVTLPEGLKVLSHPYVIGTAGFLLAIEFLADKFPGLDSAWDGIHTFVRIPAGALLAAGATGDTLNALTVAAGLLGGTITAGTHFMKAGSRAVINTSPEPVSNWTASFTEEAMVLGGIWLAFAYPWVFLVMLVLFLGFAAWVLPKLWRFMKRLWIALSLPREPSKELRRS
- the selD gene encoding selenide, water dikinase SelD, translated to MDMQVRLTQFSHGGGCGCKIAPGVLEQILSKVKPGLVPKQLLVGIETSDDAAVYQINENQAIVATTDFFMPIVDDPFDFGAIAATNAISDIYAMGAQPLFALALVGMPVNQLPVEVIRKILEGGESVCARAGIPIAGGHTIDSVEPIYGLVAIGLIDPKRVKRNSGARAGDELVLGKPLGVGVYSAALKKGRLDDAGYRAMIESTTKLNTPGTKLGTIEGVHALTDVTGFGLLGHLVEIAKGAKVTAEIDWDSLPLLPGALAFAREGILTGASGRNWAGYGSSVDLGPKVAEAERTILTDPQTSGGLLVACDPAATEDVLAVFREENFPDARIIGRIRAGAARVTVS
- the dnaX gene encoding DNA polymerase III subunit gamma/tau codes for the protein MTYQVLARKWRPRAFEELVGQPHVVTALANALDSKRLHHAYLFTGTRGVGKTTLARILAKALNCETNGISSKPCGKCRACTDIDSGRFVDLLEVDAATNTKVDEMRELLETAQYMPTAGRFKIYIIDEVHMLSRNAFNSMLKTLEEPPEHVKFILATTDPQRLPVTVLSRCLQFNLKPLTPLLIAGHLKKVLAAEKIPFEDAAIAQISKAANGSARDSLSLLDQAIAHGGGKVNASQVAEMLGSVGSDLVWPILERIAAGDGKGAVGESEKIAERSISYDTALEDMASVLHRIALAQAGIAPEDDAQDRDRVTAMASRFAPGAVQVMYQIALLGRRDLPLAPDEFAGFTMAVLRMLAFASGGAGVQATTSRSPAAVASAPAATASAPIAERSPASGPRTGSSSPPPQAREPAPAAAANIDFDGDWPGLVTRLNLNGMAGLLARYAELGSFNNNHLELIVPEAHRAYADKNYLDKLKVALVPHFGETLRVSVRPGSTAGVSLAAARSRESEQRQATAAAAIEDDPFVKSLVRDFGAEVVPTSIRPPEEHKP
- a CDS encoding YbaB/EbfC family nucleoid-associated protein; the protein is MGKGGLGALMKQAQQMQENMARMQEELKTIEVEGQSGAGLVKVTMTCRNAVKKVSIDPSLLGEDKDMLEDLVMAAVNDAVAKAESTSQAKMAGFTAGMNLPPGMKLPGF